Within the Oscillatoria sp. FACHB-1407 genome, the region TCGATTATTGGTTAAGCGGCAAGGCAGAAGAGTAGTTGAGACAGTAGTTGATCTACTACATTTCGAACAATACGTTAATGTCGTTATTTTCCATCGTACCCCTGTACTCTCAGCACTGTTGGATCGGACTCCGTCAGCATTCCTGCTTCCCATAAACAGTCGGCTTAATTTAACACGCGACAATAGTTCTTCTTCAAAGGCACCACAACGCAGTAATTAGGGGTCTCTTATATCTTTGGTGAAAATCGGGGGGTTACTAATAGCTTCCTATCGATCATAGGTTTGAAACCCTTTCACAGCAAAGATTCTACTATCAATCAGGCTTGCTTATCACCGCAGGTACAAGAGAGCCGTAATTAGGACAAGGCTGCATGAAATTTCCGTCCAGTCACTGTTTCATAAATAACTTTGGCGATCTGAATATCTTGTACTGCAAGTCCTGTTAAGTCTGTTACTGTAATTTGATCATTAGAAATTCGCCCTGGTGCCTTGTTTGAAATAATATCTCCTAGCTCGATGAGATGCGCTGGTGTAATGTACCGTTGAGCGATCGCATGAGCAATATCTCCTCGTTCTATGCATTGCGGAATGCTGTCTGCAACCACACAATCAGCTCCGGCAAAAATCATTGGATCTAATTCTTGTTTATGAGGTGTATCGGCTCCAACCGCAGTGATATGAGTGCCAGGCTGAATGTAGTTTGAGTGAATTAAAGGAACTGTAGATGGTGTTGTTGTCACAATAAGATTGCAGGTTGACGTTAGATCTTGAAGCGTTTGGGCAACGGCAATATTAAATTCTCCAGTCATGTCTTGCTGATATTGCTTGGCATGATTAAGATTACGTCCCCAAACAATTGCTTCACGGCACTGAATGACCTGAGCAAGATATTGCAGTTGTAATCTGGCTTGAATCCCTGTGCCAACAATACCAATACGATGAATGTGTTGAGGAGCAAGATACTTCGCGGCGATCGCCCCTGCTACAGCGGTACGGACATCTGTCAGGTATCCTTCGTCCAGCAGAATTGCCAGTAGTTCTCCCGTCTTCTGATCAAAAAGCAACATGAGACCATTGCTAGAGGGTAAACCTAATGCAGGATTTTCATAAAATCCTGATGCAATTTTGATGACATAGTAATGGTCATCCAGTAAATATCCATACTTGATATGCACATCTCCAGGAGGGGTTTGAAACAGCAGTTCCCCGACTGGAGGGATAACGGCTTTGCCCGCAGAGTAACTGACAAACCCTGCTTCTATGGCAGAGAACAAATTTATTGAGGATAGCAGTTCTCGAATGCGATCGAGTTCAATAATTTTCACAGTGATACTCCTAAAGAATTCGTTTTAACACCTCTAAACTGATGTTGGCTCCGCAAATTACAATCACCACTGTTTTGTCACGTAGCTGTTCTTTTCGCTGTAGGAAGGCAGCGATCGCAGTTCCTGCTGCCCCTTCGATGAGTAGATGATGGTTTTCAATTAAGAGCCGAATGGCAGCCTGAATTTCGGTTTCTGTCACCAGCACAAAATCATCAACCAGGGTGCGACAGAGATCAAATGTAATTGCTCCAGGTTCAATACCGCCTGCTGTTCCATCTGATAAAGTCGGTAAGGATTCCATCTGGACGAGCTGACCTGCCTTGATCGACTCAGCCATAACTGGTGAGTTTACAGGTGAACATCCAATTATCTCAATGTCTTTGAAGAGAGGCTTGAGGTATCCAGCGATGCCAGAAATCAAGCCGCCGCCACCTACCGAGGCAAAAACGGTATCGATAGGCTTGAGCTGTTGTGCAATCTCGACTGCGATCGTACCCTGTCCAGCAATGGTTTTCAGATCGTTATATGGAGAAGCGTAGACGAGACCCCGCTCACTGGCATACTGCCGAGCGTATGCCTCTGTAACACCGCAGTCTGTGCCATGAAATTGAACAGTTGCTCCCAACTTCTGAATTGCGCTAACTTTAGCGGAAGAAGCATCTTCAGGCACAAAGATAACTCCCGGTATGTCCAATCTCTTCAAGCCATAGGCAACCGCTGCACCGTGATTGCCAGAAGAAGCTGCTACAACCCCCCCACGCTTTTGTTCTGCTGTCAGCGAAAGGAGCGTGTTGATTGCCCCACGCACCTTAAAGGAGCCTGTGTGTTGAAGGTTTTCTAGTTTGAGAAATACCTGACAGTGACCTAGTTCACTGAGCAAGGGCGAGTAATCCAGTGGAGTTTCGCGAATATAAGGAGAAAGTTGCTGTTTAGCCTGTAGCACTTCAGTGTAGACATCCAGTGCAGGTAAGGTGGAAGTCATGTCAGTTACTCATTGTTAGTGTTTACATCAGACAAGTATTTGTAAACCGTTGCGCGAGCAATTCCTAGAACTTTACCTACATAATTCGCAGCATTTTTCTGCTTGAATGCTCCTTCTTGATAAAGCAGTTCAACAAGTTCTTGTTTATCTGCTCGCGACAAATACTCCAGGCTTTTGTGCTGCTTACGTAAATAGTCATGGACAAAGATGTTGATTCGTTCCTGCCAGTCATCCTTAAAGATCTCCTGTGGATTTGGCAGCAAAGCCTGAGTAGATACCAAGCTTTCCAGTAGACGATAACATTCATCAAATTTAGAGATATCAAGGTTGATGCACAGTAGCCCTACAGGTTTTTTAGACGAATCACGAATCATAACGCTGATGGATTTGAGCCGTCGTCCATCCCAGTTGAGCTTCTCATAGGGTCCGATAATATCTTTCGATTCATCAAACTCAATTTCACTCAATAAAGAATCATCACCAATTTGGCGATGCGAAAAACTGTTGAAGATTGCAACCACACGATTCGTTTGCAAGTCGTGCAGGACAATCTCTGCAAAGGGATGAAGCAGCCGCTCAATTGCCTGAGCCGTCGTTAGAAAACCTTGAATTTCGGGTCGCACCTTATAGCAGAGGTTAAGCTCTCAGAAACCATATAGACAATATAGTCTATGCAAGACAGTTTTGTCTATAGTAAATTTAGGATAGAGCGATCGCAAAGCAATTGTGCGACTCAATCTCCAGATTGCTCATTTACAGGAATCTGTGTATCAGGAATATGCTTTAGCCCCCAAGCAATCATCGCTTTCAGCACAGGACGAAGGCTTTTGCCCCGTTCTGTTAATTGGTAGTTCATCCGTCGGGAATGGTTGCCGTATTGTTGCTTCTCTACCAAATCCATTTCTTCAAGAGACTTGAGGCGACTTGCCAAAATGTTGGTTGAAATTCCTTCAGGAGATGCTAAAAACTCTTCAAAACGCTGTTTCTCAAAAAACATCATGTCTCGGATAACTAGAAGAGTCCAGCGATCGCCGATGAGATCAAGCGAACAGGCAACTGGACAGGATGAACGGCGAGATTGGGACATTGGTGTGACTAGATTTTAAGGTCACTTGCATTTTACAAGTAAAATCTGCTATTTTGACTTGCAGTTTACAACTTAGCAATTAAATGAGGATAAGATGACTCAAGGTACACCAACTGTTAGAGCTGGACAGAACTTTGCTGTGGCTGATTTTGGACTGTTTTCTGACTTGCGGCGATTTATCTTTGAGGCTCCAGAAGCCCCTCTGGCGCTAGAGGGAAAGGTCTTTCTCAAGCAGATCCTTAATCTCTCAAGTGCCGAGATTTCGTTTAACAATCTTCCCCCCAAGACATCTTTGCCTTTCTACCACAAACATCGTTTGAATGAAGAAATTTATATTTTTATTCAGGGAGATGGGGAGTTTCAGGTTGATGATTGTGTGTTTCCAGTTAAAGAAGGAACTGTTGTGCGAGTCGATCCAAACGGAGAACGCTGTATGCGAAACATTTCAGATCACGAGGATTTGTGTTGGGTTGTAATTCAGTCACGGGCAGGTTCTTATCCAGACCATACCATTCAGGATGGCTTTGGTGTTCAGAAGCGAGTTAGTTGGGTGAACAAGCAGCGAGTTTGATATGAGGCGATCGCCGTATAATTGGGTCGGTGAAGCAGGCGTTTGAGAGATTGATAGCATCCGAGGTTGCTTGCCGATGCTTATCTCAGTTGTCACGGAGATTGTGAACCAATGGTTTGAAAACCTTGCATTACTCTTAAAAAACCATGTCTCCGACTTTGCAGATTAGGCTATTGGGCGGATTTAGCCTGAGCTACGCAGATCAACTCGTCATCAATGTCACCAGCGATCGCCTCCAGGCATTGTTGGCATATCTTGTGCTGCATCGCCACACCCCCCAATCCCGCCAGCGGCTCGCCTTTGAGTTTTGGCAAGACTCGACCGATGCCCAAGCTCGCACCAATCTGCGGCGAGAATTGCATCATCTGCGGCAAATCCTTCCCAACGCTGATCAATTCTTGCAAATCGATGCAAGAACATTACAGTGGAAATCTAGCGCACCATTTACGTTAGATGTCGCAGACTTTGAGCAGGCATTAATCACCGCAGAAACAGCCCAAAAGAATGCTGTTACAAATGATGCCAGGAGATATTTGGAGCAAGCTATCCAGGTTTATGCCGGAGATCTGTTACCCAGTTGCGAGGATGAGTGGATTGTCCCGGAGCGCGAACAACTGCGGCAAAGATTCATTCAGGCACTCGAATCCCTGACTCATATAGCAGAGCAACTGAACGATTCCCGTGGGGTAATTCGCACGGCTCAACGCTTATTAAATATCGAGCCATCACATGAAACGAGTTATGCTGCACTGATGCGATCGTATCGTTTAGTAGGCGATCGAGCCGCAGCCTTGCGTATTTATCATCAATGCATGACTGTCTTGCGAGAGGAGCTTGGGATTGATCCCAGTCCGATGACTCGTCACCTTTATGAGCAACTGTTGCGGGAAGAAGAGGGAGGGGCGGGAGAGCAGGGGAGTGGAGTGGATGAAACGGTTGCTCCCCCAACTCTTACTCCCCCTGCTCCTACACTCCCTAACTGCGATTGGGGTGAAGCGATCGATGTTTCTACTTTCTATGGTCGGGAGGCTGAACTGGCAACCCTTCAGCAGTGGGCGAACCATCGCTGCCGCCTGATCCTGCTGCTGGGCATGGGTGGGATTGGCAAGACAGCACTATCCGTGAAAACAGCACAGGAGCTGATTCAAACTTCAGAGCCTGATCAAAAGTTTGAGTTTGTGATTTGGCGATCGCTTCGCAATGCCCCACCTTTAGAAACACTGTTGTCCGATCTGGTATCGTTTTTATCAGGTCAGCAGGACACCAGAATCGAGGTTGGGCGGTTAGTTCATTGGTTACGCACTCATCGCTGTCTGGTTATTCTTGACAATTTGGAAACAATCTTTCAAGCGGGCGATCGCGCTGGGCAATACCGCCCAGGGTATGAAACTTATGGTGAATTGTTCAAGGTTCTGGGCGAGACTGCTTATCAAAGCTGTGTCATGCTAACCAGCCGCGAAAAACCTGCGGAGATTGCAGTGTTGGAAGGAACTGAAGCGGTTAAAACGTTGCAGTTGAGTGGTTCATCAGAAGCAGCACAAGCTTTGCTAACTGCGAGAGGATTACTGGGAACACCAGAGCAGATGCAACTGTTGACCGAACGATACGGAGGCAATCCGTTAGCGTTGAAGATTGTTGCCAGTTCGATTCAAGACTTGTTTGATGGTGAGATTGAATCTTTTTTGCAGCAGGACACCATTTTATTTAATGGCTTGCGGCGTTTGCTGGAGCAACAGTTTGAGCGGCTGTCTCATCTAGAGCAAACGGTGATGTATTGGCTGGCGATCAATCGGGAGTGGACGGCGATCGCAGAACTGGCTGAAGATATTATCCCTACAGTGCCACGAGCAAAAATATTGGAAGCGTTAGAATCATTAACCTGGCGAAATTTGATTGAGAAGCGATCGGGTCGCTATACACAACAGCCTGTCGTAATGGAATATGTGACGGATGAGTTGACAGAACGTATTGCAATCGAGTTAATCACGAAACGATTGGCGCTGTTCAATCAGTTGGCATTGATTAAAACGACAGTAAAAGATTATGTGCGAGAGAGCCAGACTCGGCTGATTTTGGGGACGATCGCCAACAAACTTTGCAATGCGTTTAATCCTTCTACAGTATTGGAGCAGCAGTTTCAAGAAATTCTGCAATGGATACATGGCAACTCAACGCTGATGTCGGGTTATGCAGCAGGTAATTTGATCAACCTCTGCATTGGTTTACAACTCGATCTCACAAATTGGAACTTTTCAGAACTGATGATTCGGCACGCTTATGTGCAAACAGCGGGCTTGCGTAGAGTCAATCTTGTTCAGGCAACGTTTGTGCAGCCGGTGTTTATGCAAACCTTTGGGGCAATTTTTTGCGTTGCCTTTAGTCCAGATGGTCAACTGCTGGCTGCTGGAGATGCGAACGGCAAGATCCACCTGTGGCGAACAGCCGATGGTCAAGAACTCCGCCTGTGTGAAGGTCATAGCAATTGGGTAAAAGCGATCGCCTTTAGCCCCGATGGTCAATTACTGGCAAGCGGCAGCGATGATTATACCGTCAAATTGTGGGATGTTTCTACAGGACAGTGTCTCAAAACTCTGCGGGAGTCTAAAAATTGGGTTTATTCAGTGGCGTTTAGTCCAGACGGGCAATTCCTTGTCAGCAATGATGAGGATTACATTACTCACGTGTGGAATCTGTCTACAGGCGAGTGTGTCCGCAGTTGGGCAGATAGCGGTTGGTTACAAAGCTGTGTTTTCAGCCCAGATGGAACCATTCTTGCCGCAGCGAGTACCCAGCACACCATCAAGCTTTGGCATGTCCAAACTTGGCAATGCCTCAAAGAACTACGAGGACATCAAGATTGGATTAATCAAGTATCGTTCAGCCCAGACGGAAACCTTCTAGCCAGCAGCAGCGTAGATGGCACGACCAGGCTATGGAATATTAACGAGGTATATGCGGCGGCACTAAATGCTTTGGAGAATCAACAGACTGACAGCGATATTGCAAGCGATCAGGCAGACGTAATATCTGATGAATATTTTTGCACTCTCGAAGGACACAGCGATAAAGTTTGGTCGGCAGTTTTTTCACCCAATGGTCGCGTTATTGCTACCAGCAGTAGTGATCAAACCATTCGACTTTGGAGCGTTCAGACGGGTCAACTGCTTAAAACGTTGCATGGGTACGGCAACATTTGGTCTGTTGCATTTAGCCCAGATGGGAAAGTACTCGCCAGTGGATTTAATGAACAAACCATTAAACTTTGGGATGTGAGTGCAATTTCTGCTGAACCAGAAACTGCAACCATTCAACCCTTTAATCAAGGTTCAGGGCAGTGCATCAGAACGTTGCAGGGATACAACAATCAAGTCTGGTCGATCGCATTTAGTCCAGACAGTTTGTCGCTCGTTAGTGGCTCTCACGATAAATCCGTTAGGGTGTGGGATGTTCGCACAGGGCAGTGTTTGAGAACGCTCAGGGGACACACCAGTTGGGTTCGCTCTGTCGCGTTTAGCCCCGATGGGATAACGCTAGCAAGCGGCAGCAGCGACTATACGATCAAGCTTTGGAATCGGCATACGGGAGAATGCCTTAGAACGTTGAACGCTCATAGGAGTTGGCTGGTAGCGGTGACGTTTAGCCCCGACGAAAAGGTGTTAGCTAGCGGATCGCAGGATGGCACAAATTGTC harbors:
- a CDS encoding ornithine cyclodeaminase family protein, which gives rise to MKIIELDRIRELLSSINLFSAIEAGFVSYSAGKAVIPPVGELLFQTPPGDVHIKYGYLLDDHYYVIKIASGFYENPALGLPSSNGLMLLFDQKTGELLAILLDEGYLTDVRTAVAGAIAAKYLAPQHIHRIGIVGTGIQARLQLQYLAQVIQCREAIVWGRNLNHAKQYQQDMTGEFNIAVAQTLQDLTSTCNLIVTTTPSTVPLIHSNYIQPGTHITAVGADTPHKQELDPMIFAGADCVVADSIPQCIERGDIAHAIAQRYITPAHLIELGDIISNKAPGRISNDQITVTDLTGLAVQDIQIAKVIYETVTGRKFHAALS
- a CDS encoding BTAD domain-containing putative transcriptional regulator; translation: MSPTLQIRLLGGFSLSYADQLVINVTSDRLQALLAYLVLHRHTPQSRQRLAFEFWQDSTDAQARTNLRRELHHLRQILPNADQFLQIDARTLQWKSSAPFTLDVADFEQALITAETAQKNAVTNDARRYLEQAIQVYAGDLLPSCEDEWIVPEREQLRQRFIQALESLTHIAEQLNDSRGVIRTAQRLLNIEPSHETSYAALMRSYRLVGDRAAALRIYHQCMTVLREELGIDPSPMTRHLYEQLLREEEGGAGEQGSGVDETVAPPTLTPPAPTLPNCDWGEAIDVSTFYGREAELATLQQWANHRCRLILLLGMGGIGKTALSVKTAQELIQTSEPDQKFEFVIWRSLRNAPPLETLLSDLVSFLSGQQDTRIEVGRLVHWLRTHRCLVILDNLETIFQAGDRAGQYRPGYETYGELFKVLGETAYQSCVMLTSREKPAEIAVLEGTEAVKTLQLSGSSEAAQALLTARGLLGTPEQMQLLTERYGGNPLALKIVASSIQDLFDGEIESFLQQDTILFNGLRRLLEQQFERLSHLEQTVMYWLAINREWTAIAELAEDIIPTVPRAKILEALESLTWRNLIEKRSGRYTQQPVVMEYVTDELTERIAIELITKRLALFNQLALIKTTVKDYVRESQTRLILGTIANKLCNAFNPSTVLEQQFQEILQWIHGNSTLMSGYAAGNLINLCIGLQLDLTNWNFSELMIRHAYVQTAGLRRVNLVQATFVQPVFMQTFGAIFCVAFSPDGQLLAAGDANGKIHLWRTADGQELRLCEGHSNWVKAIAFSPDGQLLASGSDDYTVKLWDVSTGQCLKTLRESKNWVYSVAFSPDGQFLVSNDEDYITHVWNLSTGECVRSWADSGWLQSCVFSPDGTILAAASTQHTIKLWHVQTWQCLKELRGHQDWINQVSFSPDGNLLASSSVDGTTRLWNINEVYAAALNALENQQTDSDIASDQADVISDEYFCTLEGHSDKVWSAVFSPNGRVIATSSSDQTIRLWSVQTGQLLKTLHGYGNIWSVAFSPDGKVLASGFNEQTIKLWDVSAISAEPETATIQPFNQGSGQCIRTLQGYNNQVWSIAFSPDSLSLVSGSHDKSVRVWDVRTGQCLRTLRGHTSWVRSVAFSPDGITLASGSSDYTIKLWNRHTGECLRTLNAHRSWLVAVTFSPDEKVLASGSQDGTNCLWDVSTGQIIRVIPAQTNWIRNLVFTSDGSILASHADGTTIILWDVKTGDVVKTFEGEVDRILRVAFSPDDTILATGGHGVKLWDVETGKCFRQWQAHSSQIWSIAFSTDGKWLVSGGDDRTVRLWDVNTGESVKVFEGHQNVIHTVVFNADATLIASSSADETIKIWDVKEGECLKTLRADRPYEGMNITGVTGLTEAQKAALKALGAIETGISPI
- a CDS encoding helix-turn-helix transcriptional regulator, encoding MRPEIQGFLTTAQAIERLLHPFAEIVLHDLQTNRVVAIFNSFSHRQIGDDSLLSEIEFDESKDIIGPYEKLNWDGRRLKSISVMIRDSSKKPVGLLCINLDISKFDECYRLLESLVSTQALLPNPQEIFKDDWQERINIFVHDYLRKQHKSLEYLSRADKQELVELLYQEGAFKQKNAANYVGKVLGIARATVYKYLSDVNTNNE
- a CDS encoding winged helix-turn-helix transcriptional regulator, coding for MSQSRRSSCPVACSLDLIGDRWTLLVIRDMMFFEKQRFEEFLASPEGISTNILASRLKSLEEMDLVEKQQYGNHSRRMNYQLTERGKSLRPVLKAMIAWGLKHIPDTQIPVNEQSGD
- a CDS encoding cupin domain-containing protein produces the protein MTQGTPTVRAGQNFAVADFGLFSDLRRFIFEAPEAPLALEGKVFLKQILNLSSAEISFNNLPPKTSLPFYHKHRLNEEIYIFIQGDGEFQVDDCVFPVKEGTVVRVDPNGERCMRNISDHEDLCWVVIQSRAGSYPDHTIQDGFGVQKRVSWVNKQRV
- a CDS encoding threonine/serine dehydratase gives rise to the protein MTSTLPALDVYTEVLQAKQQLSPYIRETPLDYSPLLSELGHCQVFLKLENLQHTGSFKVRGAINTLLSLTAEQKRGGVVAASSGNHGAAVAYGLKRLDIPGVIFVPEDASSAKVSAIQKLGATVQFHGTDCGVTEAYARQYASERGLVYASPYNDLKTIAGQGTIAVEIAQQLKPIDTVFASVGGGGLISGIAGYLKPLFKDIEIIGCSPVNSPVMAESIKAGQLVQMESLPTLSDGTAGGIEPGAITFDLCRTLVDDFVLVTETEIQAAIRLLIENHHLLIEGAAGTAIAAFLQRKEQLRDKTVVIVICGANISLEVLKRIL